In Paenarthrobacter sp. GOM3, a single window of DNA contains:
- the efeO gene encoding iron uptake system protein EfeO, whose translation MFGTFLPASAKYRKTLAVIGAAAAVPLVLTGCTDNTKPASATDGPIQVSSTANECKVSAATAPSGNLTFSVKNEGTEVTEFYLLAEDGLRIIGEVENIGPGISRNLVVTAPAGKYNTACKPGMQGDGIRASFEVTESGNKPSVDADLQKLVDTGTQQYAAYVKDQTEQLVTGTKAFADAFAAGDAAKARDLYAATRMHWERIEPVAESFGDLDPKLDAREADLEPGQEWTGWHRAEKDLFPPAGYTAMTPAERTAISTQLVADTEDLAKRTRTVELTADKLGNGAKELLDEVATGKVTGEEEIWSHTDLWDFQANVDGARIAFESLKPALEQKDAELATSLAGKFDALQAELKKHAKGDGFAYYNELTPEQVQQLAALVDSLGEPLSKLTSAVVL comes from the coding sequence ATGTTTGGCACGTTCCTGCCCGCATCCGCTAAGTACCGCAAGACCCTGGCAGTAATCGGGGCAGCGGCTGCCGTGCCCCTGGTACTGACGGGCTGTACGGACAACACCAAGCCTGCGAGCGCCACCGATGGCCCCATCCAGGTCTCCAGCACCGCCAACGAGTGCAAGGTCTCCGCGGCCACAGCGCCCAGCGGCAACCTGACTTTTTCGGTGAAGAATGAGGGCACGGAAGTCACCGAGTTCTACCTGCTTGCCGAAGATGGCTTGCGGATCATCGGTGAAGTGGAGAACATCGGCCCGGGCATCTCCCGGAACCTGGTGGTTACTGCCCCCGCAGGAAAGTACAACACGGCATGCAAGCCGGGCATGCAGGGTGACGGAATCCGGGCGTCCTTCGAGGTCACTGAGTCCGGCAACAAGCCCAGCGTGGATGCCGATCTGCAGAAGCTCGTGGACACGGGAACCCAGCAGTACGCGGCTTACGTCAAGGACCAAACCGAGCAGCTGGTCACGGGCACCAAGGCCTTCGCAGACGCTTTCGCTGCCGGTGACGCCGCCAAGGCACGGGACCTGTACGCCGCCACCCGCATGCACTGGGAACGCATTGAACCCGTCGCGGAGTCCTTTGGCGATCTGGACCCCAAGCTCGACGCCCGCGAGGCGGACCTTGAGCCTGGCCAGGAATGGACTGGTTGGCACCGAGCCGAGAAGGACCTCTTCCCGCCGGCAGGCTACACGGCTATGACCCCCGCGGAGCGAACCGCCATCTCCACGCAGCTCGTTGCCGACACCGAGGACCTTGCCAAGCGCACCCGCACAGTGGAACTCACCGCTGACAAGCTGGGCAACGGAGCCAAGGAGCTGCTGGACGAAGTAGCTACCGGCAAGGTCACGGGCGAGGAAGAAATCTGGTCGCACACTGATCTGTGGGACTTCCAGGCCAACGTTGACGGGGCCCGGATCGCGTTTGAGAGCCTGAAGCCGGCGCTTGAACAGAAGGACGCCGAGCTCGCCACTTCCCTGGCAGGCAAGTTTGACGCCCTCCAGGCTGAGCTCAAGAAGCACGCCAAGGGCGACGGCTTCGCCTACTACAACGAGCTGACCCCGGAGCAGGTCCAGCAGCTCGCAGCGTTGGTC